From the Lactobacillus sp. PV034 genome, the window AATTAGAAGAACAATATCCTCATACTTTAGATGTAGAGCATTTAGATGTGACTGATGTTAATGAAATTCGTAAAGTAGTAAGTGAGACAATTGCTAAGCATAATAAAATTGATGTCTTGATTAACAATGCAGGTTATGGACTCTTTGGCGCTGCAGAAGAATTAAGTGATGGAGAAATCAATAAAATTTTAGCTACTGATCTTACCGGATCTATTCAAATGATTCGTGCTGTTATTCCACAAATGCGTAAGCAAGGTGAAGGACGTATTATTCAAATTTCTTCATATGGAGGTCAGGTTGCTTATCCTGGTAATTCAATGTATCATGCAGCTAAGTTTGGAATTGAAGGTTTTTGTGAATCAGTAGCCCAAGAAGTTGCGCCATTTAATATTGGTGTAACTATTATTGAACCCGGTGGTGCAAGAACTGAATTTCGTTATGGGAGTGCTCATATAGCAAACTTAATACCAGAATATGATAATACTCCAACTCATGCATTTTTGAAGATGCTTGATCCTAAAAATGGATTAGCTCCTGGTGATCCAAATAAAATGGCTACGCGCATTATAAGAAACAGTTGATCAAGATCCTGCTCCATTACATGTATTACTTGGTTCACAAGCTCTTCGAGCTACCATTGAACGGTTGAGTCAACGATTAGATGAATATAAAGGTCAAACAGATTTAGCAGCTTCAACTGATGTTAAGGAAGAAAATTAAATGACTGACAAAGAAGAAATAATTGATCTATATCGTCGTGAAAATCAGGCTATGGTAGATAAGGATATAGTAACTTTAAAACAGATTTTGGTTCCGACAATGCAACTAATGCATATGACTGGTTATGTTCAACCAAAAAATGAATGGCTAGATCAAATTCAAAATGGACAAATGAAATATTTTTCTTCTGTGGAAGAGAATATTAAGGATATCAATATTGAGAAAAATCATGCCAGTTTAATTGGTCAAAATAAAGTAAAAGCAAATATTTGGGGTAGTGGAGTCGCTACTTGGCGTCTGCAAATGAAAGTAAACTTTATCAAAGTTGATGGTAAATGGATGATTAGTGATCAAGTTGCAAGTACTTATTGAGGAGAAGAGGAAATAATGACAAAAAATATTTTAATTATTGGAGCAACAGGAACTTTAGGTAGAGCAGTTACAGAAAATACGTTAGAAACAACAGATGATAAGTTAACCTTATTTTCTCGTTCAGCTAGCCGAATTAGTCTTATTGACCCTAGCCGTGAAAAAATAATTAGTGGTAGTGTAATGGTTGATGCAGATTTGGATAGAGCAGTAGCTGATCAAGATGCAGTTTTTGCTGCTTTAAGTGGAGACCTTGGAGCTTATGCTGCAAAGATTATTGCTGCTATGAGTCCTAATCATGTTTCTCGCTTAGTTTTTATCACTTCAATGGGAATTTATGATGAAATTCCAGCTTCAGTTGGTACTCAAGGAAATCTTCGTTTCAATCCAGTTTTACAAACTTACCGTGATGCTGCTGATGAGATTGAAGCTTCTAATTTAGATTACACGATTGTACGTCCAGGGTGGTTTACTAGTGGGCCAGTTGATTATGAAGTAACTCATAAAGGTGAGCCTTTTGGTGGTCATGATGTTTCAATTGCATCGATTGCTGATATTGTGACTAAACTTTTAGACGATAATACTTTGTATGCTAGAGATAGTACTGGAATTAATACACCAGCATAATGATTATTAATTTAATTCTAAAGTTTTTTTATCTTTTGACTATTTGAAGGATAGTAGAATAAATAATAAGGAGAAAATTATGTTACAAATAATTGGAAGTGGAATTTTATTAGGGTTATTATTTTTTGCAATGAGACCAAGTCAAAAACAACAATTGCAAAGAATTAATCGTCATGGAAGATAAAATAAATTCCCGAAATTCGAATTAGGATTTCGGGGATTTATTTTGCATTTAAAAAGTAGCTTTCTAATGAATTGTAATAATCATCATCAACAGGTTCTTCCCAAGTTGCAGTACCCTTGGTAATAGCAATATGTGAGAACCAACTATCCTTGGTTGCACCATGCCAGTGTTTTACACCATCATGAACTTCTACTACATCGCCAGGCTTCATTAATTGAGCAGGCTTACCTTCTTCTTGGAACCAGCCTTCACCACCAGTTGCAATTAAGATTTGGTAGCCATGGTGACGATGCCAGTTATTACGAGTTCCTGGTTCAAATGAAACATTAGCTACACTCACATCAATATTATCGTCAGGAGCAACTAAACCATTGAGATAACTTGTTCCAGTAAAGTATTTTGCATATGCGACATTTTCGTCGCCAAAACCAAAGGTATTATTTTTAACTTCTTCTTCATTTTTAGCCATTTTATTCACCTCATAAGTAATATTTAATTCAATATTATTGTAAAGACTACCTAATTCTATGTAAAATGCTTATAGTTTCTTAATTTTAATGCTTAAAATGTATGGAGAAGAAATCATGGATACAAGAGTACTAAATTATTTTTTAACGGTAGCGCAAGAGGGTAATGTAACTAAAGCAGCACAGAAGTTGCATATTACTCAGCCAACACTTTCGCGCCAAATTAGTGAGCTAGAAGATTCTTTAAATGTCACTTTATTTGATCGCACTAATCGACATCTCGAGTTAACTCAAGCAGGCAAATTTTTTCAAAAGCGTGCTCATGCAATTCTTGATCTTGTGGCTCAAACAGAACTGGATTTACAAAATCAAGAGAATGAATTAACCGGGACAATTCACCTCGGTAGTGTAGAAAGTAGCGCTTCAATTTGGTTAATGAACATAGTAAAAAAGATGCAGGAGCTTTATCCACAAGTAGTTTTTGATATTGATACTGCTAATGGGGATGATTTAAAAGAAAAGTTAGACCAAGGATTATTAGATTTGGCACTTTTACTAGAGCCAATTGAAGCAAAAAAATATAACTATATTAGACTACCAATTAAAGATACCTGGGGTATAATTGCAGCACGAGATAGTTATCTAGCAAAAAAGGAAACAATTACTACTAATGATCTCTACCAAATACCTTTAACTTTATCTAAAAGATCTTTGGTGCGTAACGAATTGGCACAGTCTTTACAATTGAATCCTAACCGTTTGAATATTACTTCCACTCATAATTTAGCCAGTAATCCACTGCAATTAGTAAAGAATCATACTAGTTTTCAGTTGGGAATCGAAGGAGTTTTAAAACTACATAATGATCCTGATTTAGTCTTTCTTCCTCTTGTTCCGAAAACTACGACAGGGCATATTGTTGCCTGGCGTAAAAATGCCTACTTGTCAGCAGTAACAAAATCATTTTTACAGTTAATTACGGATACATTGAATACAAGCTCAAAGTAAAGTAAGATAAGGTTATTAATTCAGAGCTTGGAGGAATATTATGAAAGCTTGGAAAATTAGTGGGATGATAGTGTTATTATTTTGGCTTATTGTTGCTGCCATTATTTGGTTTCGTCGGATTGATGGAGCCGGAGTAGTGCAAAATGTTCAAATGAGAGAGATTACTTTGTTAATTTGGTGTGTTTTTGCTATTCCTGTAATTATTGGTTATATTATTTGGTTTATTGGGTTAAATAAGAAAAGCTAGTGGTGATAAATAGCAAAAAATATCTGGGACTAAAAATCTCAGATATTTTTTTATTTGACTATTTGTCGATAACGACTTATACTAGTTATGAAATATGTCGATATTAACACAAAAGGAGAAAATGACTTATGGCAAACTTAAATCATATGGATAAAAAATTTAAAACTTTAGATGATTTTTTAGGTACACACTTTATTTATACTTATGACAACGGCTGGGAATATGAATGGTATGCTAAGAATGATCACACAGTTGACTATCGTATTCATGGAGGAATGGTAGCAGGACGTTGGGTAAAAGATCAAGAAGCCCATATTAATCTTTTAACTGAAGGTGTTTACAAGATTGCTTGGACTGAACCAACTGGAACTGACGTAGCTCTTGACTTTGTACCTAATGAACATAAACTTAATGGAACAATCTTCTTCCCAAAGTGGGTTAAAGATCATCCTGAAATTACTGTTACTTTCCAAAACGAACATATTGATTTAATGCATGAATCACGTGAAAAGTACGATACTTATCCAAAGATGGTAGTTCCAGAATTTGCAACCATTACTTATATGGGAGATGCAGGCCAAAATAATGAAGAAGTTATTGCCGAAGCACCTTATGAAGGTATGACTGATGATATTCGTAATGGCAAATATTTTGATGAAGATTACAAACGTATTAAGTAATAAATATTTAATTTTTAGTATAATGAAGGAAGAAACTAGTTTGGAGGCTTAACTATGCCAAAACAACGGATTCTTCCTTTTATTTTGTTGGGAATTATTGATTGTCATCCCCAAATTACTGGGAAGGGAATTACCAACGAATTTAATACAGAAATTGGCGACTTTTGGAAGGCATCTCATAGTCAAATTTATCCTGAGCTTAAACGCATGGTCGCAGATAAATGGATTACTGTTACTCAAAATGACGATAATGCTAAAGAAAAATACTATAATCTAACTGCTGAAGGTCTTGAAGTACTTAATAATTGGTTAACTCAAGCAGTTACAAAGTTACCAATTCATCAAGATTTATTTTCACTTAAACTATTTTTTATTAAGCAAGCCAATGATCCTCGAATAAAAGATTTAATTACGCGTCAAATTAATTTGCTGAAGCAAGAACTAGATCATTTATTAGAACGTAAAGAATTAATCTTCAGTAAGCAGGCAATGATTGACAATCATTACGGCCATTATCTTGTTTTAACCAGAGCGATTTCAAGAACTCAAGGGCAACTTAAATGGCTAAATGAAGAATTGAATAAGTTAAATAAATAGTGCAGTTTTATCTAATAAAGCTGCACTTTTTTATTGAACTCAATAATTAAGCTCTTAGGAGCAAAAATTATATAATTGAACTAGATTTAGTTTAACGAGGTAGAGAAATGCGGATTTTGATCGTAATTGATGATTTCTTTAATAAAAGTAATGGGATGTGTATTTCAACCCAGAGATTTGCTCATGAATTTAAACAAGCAGGCAATGAGGTAAGGATTGTATCTTGTAAAGATGGTGGCAAAGCTTACTATTCATTACCAGAATTAGTAGTTCCTTTCTTCAAAAAGATTATCGCCAAAGAGGGTTACCATATTGCTTGGCCAAAAAAGAAAGTATTAAAAGCGGCAGTAGGGTGGGCAGATATGGTAGCTGTCGAAACCCCGTTTCCGGTATCTTGGCGCGCTGCAAAATATGCTAAGAGGATGAATAAACCAGCTTATGGCACCTTCCATATTTATCCTGGCAATATCACTGAGAC encodes:
- a CDS encoding nuclear transport factor 2 family protein, whose amino-acid sequence is MTDKEEIIDLYRRENQAMVDKDIVTLKQILVPTMQLMHMTGYVQPKNEWLDQIQNGQMKYFSSVEENIKDINIEKNHASLIGQNKVKANIWGSGVATWRLQMKVNFIKVDGKWMISDQVASTY
- a CDS encoding SDR family oxidoreductase, with protein sequence MSKTWLITGISSGFGKALTKQLLANGETVIGTVRTKKEDIKELEEQYPHTLDVEHLDVTDVNEIRKVVSETIAKHNKIDVLINNAGYGLFGAAEELSDGEINKILATDLTGSIQMIRAVIPQMRKQGEGRIIQISSYGGQVAYPGNSMYHAAKFGIEGFCESVAQEVAPFNIGVTIIEPGGARTEFRYGSAHIANLIPEYDNTPTHAFLKMLDPKNGLAPGDPNKMATRIIRNS
- a CDS encoding phenolic acid decarboxylase; this encodes MDKKFKTLDDFLGTHFIYTYDNGWEYEWYAKNDHTVDYRIHGGMVAGRWVKDQEAHINLLTEGVYKIAWTEPTGTDVALDFVPNEHKLNGTIFFPKWVKDHPEITVTFQNEHIDLMHESREKYDTYPKMVVPEFATITYMGDAGQNNEEVIAEAPYEGMTDDIRNGKYFDEDYKRIK
- a CDS encoding cupin domain-containing protein — translated: MAKNEEEVKNNTFGFGDENVAYAKYFTGTSYLNGLVAPDDNIDVSVANVSFEPGTRNNWHRHHGYQILIATGGEGWFQEEGKPAQLMKPGDVVEVHDGVKHWHGATKDSWFSHIAITKGTATWEEPVDDDYYNSLESYFLNAK
- a CDS encoding DUF3923 family protein, with the translated sequence MKAWKISGMIVLLFWLIVAAIIWFRRIDGAGVVQNVQMREITLLIWCVFAIPVIIGYIIWFIGLNKKS
- a CDS encoding NAD(P)H-binding protein, whose product is MTKNILIIGATGTLGRAVTENTLETTDDKLTLFSRSASRISLIDPSREKIISGSVMVDADLDRAVADQDAVFAALSGDLGAYAAKIIAAMSPNHVSRLVFITSMGIYDEIPASVGTQGNLRFNPVLQTYRDAADEIEASNLDYTIVRPGWFTSGPVDYEVTHKGEPFGGHDVSIASIADIVTKLLDDNTLYARDSTGINTPA
- a CDS encoding PadR family transcriptional regulator, which encodes MPKQRILPFILLGIIDCHPQITGKGITNEFNTEIGDFWKASHSQIYPELKRMVADKWITVTQNDDNAKEKYYNLTAEGLEVLNNWLTQAVTKLPIHQDLFSLKLFFIKQANDPRIKDLITRQINLLKQELDHLLERKELIFSKQAMIDNHYGHYLVLTRAISRTQGQLKWLNEELNKLNK
- a CDS encoding LysR family transcriptional regulator translates to MDTRVLNYFLTVAQEGNVTKAAQKLHITQPTLSRQISELEDSLNVTLFDRTNRHLELTQAGKFFQKRAHAILDLVAQTELDLQNQENELTGTIHLGSVESSASIWLMNIVKKMQELYPQVVFDIDTANGDDLKEKLDQGLLDLALLLEPIEAKKYNYIRLPIKDTWGIIAARDSYLAKKETITTNDLYQIPLTLSKRSLVRNELAQSLQLNPNRLNITSTHNLASNPLQLVKNHTSFQLGIEGVLKLHNDPDLVFLPLVPKTTTGHIVAWRKNAYLSAVTKSFLQLITDTLNTSSK